CATGCTGTCGCGCTGCGCGCTCGGCGCCGACGGCAAGTCGAGCGGCGACCAGGCGCGCTATTTCGCGCTGGTCGGCGTGTTCTTCAAGGACCAGCGCCAGTGGGCCTTCACCAACGACCCGCTGACCGCGGTCACCAACATCACCCGCCAGGCCGGCTTCACCCAGGCCGCCTTCGAGGCCTGCCTCAACAACCAGCCGATTCTCGACGCGCTGAACGCAGTGCGCGACCGCGCCGCCAACACGTTCGGCGTCGAATCGACCCCGACCTTCTTCGTCAACGGCAAGCGGGTGCTGGGCGCCCAGCCGCTGGAGGAGTTCGAGAAGATCATCACGCCGCTGCTGCCGGCCTGATCCCGGCAGCGCCGGGGGCCGCGGGCGCAGCCTCGCGGTTGCTCCCGCCCCAGAAACAAAAAGGCCGCCGGGATCGCCCGGCGGCCTTTTTGTTGTCGGTGCGGGCAAGACCCGCCAGGCCTTCGCTCAGTTGAGCTTCGCCTTGACCTCGGCGATGCCGGCCTTGATCAGGTCGCTGCCGCCGGCGCCCTTGGCGATGTCGGCGAGCACGGAACCGGCTGCCGCGGTCGCCACATCGGCCGCAGCCGAACGGACCTCGGCCACCGCCTGGGCTTCCGCCTGGGCGATCTTGGCCTCGGCCATCTTGGTGCGGCGGGCGACGAAGTCCTCGACCTTGGTCTTGGCTTCGGCGGCCAGGCGCTCGGCATCCGCCTTGGCGGCGGCGACGATCTCGACCGCCTCCTTTTCGGCGGCGGCCTGCTTGGCCTTGTAGTCGGCGACGATGGCCTGGGCTTCCTCGCGCAGGCGCTTGGCCTCGGCGAGTTCGCCCTCGATCTTGCGGCCGCGTTCGTCGATGGCGTTGAGCACGGTCCGGTGGACGCCGAAATAGGCGAGGATCCCGACGAAGATCAGGAAGGCAACGGCAACCCAGGTTTCAGCTGCGAAAAGCATCGTAGCCCTTCCTTCAGTTCTTCAGGGCCGCATCGACCGCCTTTTCGACATCGGCCTGCGCCGGCGTCTGGCCGGTGAGCTGGGCGACGATGCTCGGGGCGGTCTCGATCGCGATGCCGCGGACATTGGCCATGGCCTTTGCCTTGGATTCCGCGATCTGGGCCTCGGCGGCCGTGAGCTTGGCGCCGAGCTCGGCTTCCAGGCTCTTGCGCTTCGCCTCGGCCTCGGCGGCAACCTTGGCATGGGTTTCGGCGGCGATCGCCTGGGCGTTGTTGCGGGCATCGCCCAGCGATTTCTCGTAGGCCGCGCCGGCAGCCTCCGATTCCGCCTTGAGGCGCTGGGCCTCGGCGAGGTCGCGCGCGATGCGCTCGCCGCGCTCCTCCAGGATACCGCCGATACGCGGCAGGATCATCTTGGAGAGCAGCCAGTAGAGCAGGCCGAACGTGATCACCAGCCACAGGATCTGCGACAGGAAGGTGTCGCCCTGGAAGGGCGGGAACCCGACGCTGCCATGCGCGTCATGCGGCACGGTGGTTCCGGTTGTGGTGGGAGAAGCCATGGCCGACCTTTAGGGATCTTGATGCAAGCCGAGAGGGCCCGACGCTGGTGACGTCGAGGCCCCCGGATTGAGAGGGCGGCTGGAGCGCCGCCCGACCGGCTCGTATCAGACTGCGAAGAGCAGCAGCAGCGCGATCAGCAGCGAGAAGATGCCGAGCGCTTCGGTCACGGCGAAGCCGAAGATCAGGCGGGGGAACTGGCCGTCGGCAGCGCTCGGATTGCGCAGCGCGCCCGAGAGGAACTGGCCGAAGATGTTGCCCACGCCGACGGCGGCGCCGGCCATGCCGATGCAGGCCAGGCCCGCGCCGAGATACTTAGCTGCAACCGGATCCATGATGAACTCCTTGAGTGCCGGTAAAGAGGATGTGGGAGAGAAACGCCGCCGCCGGATCAGTGGCCCGGATGCAGCGCGTCGTTCAGGTAGATGCAGGTCAGGATGGTGAAGACATAGGCCTGCAGGAAGGCGACCAGCAGTTCCAGCGCGGTGAGGCCGACCGCCAGCGCCAGCGGCAGCGGCGAGAAGATGGCCCAGATGCCGGCGCCGAGCATGGAGGCGACGAAGCCCGCGAAGATCTTCAGCGCGATGTGGCCGGCCAGCATGTTGGCGAAGAGACGAACCGAGAGCGAGATCGGCCGCGACAGGAACGAGATGACCTCGATGACGACGACCAGCGGCAGCACGTAGCCGGGGACGCCCGAGGGCACGAAGAGGTGGAAGAAGTGGGAGCCGTGGGCGGCGAAGCCGTAGATCACCACGGTGAGGAACACCAGCATCGCCAGCAGGAAGGTGACGATGATGTGGCTGGTGACAGTGAAGGTGCCGGGGATGAGGCCGATCAGGTTGGCGACCAGCACGAACATGAAGAGCGAGAAGACCAGCGGGAAGAACTTCATGCCTTCGTTGCCGGCCGATTGTCGCACCGTATTGGCGACAAATTCGTAGGATATCTCGGCCAGCGACTGCCACCTCGACGGCACCAGCGAGCGGCCGCGGGTGGACAGGAACAGGAAGCCGATGATCACCGCGACGGTGATCGCCATGAAGGCGGCGGAATTGGTGAAGGCGATCGGGGACTCACCGATCTTGCCGAGGCTAACGAGCGGCTTGATCTCGAATTGTGCGATCGGGCTCGCCATTTGTCGGCTGCTCCAAGTTCTTCATGCCACGGTCGCGAGGCCGAACCTCGCGGCGAACCGGCTGTGCGCTCTAGCGATCGCCCTGCCGGCTTTCGCGTTCGGCGAGCCTGAGGAGAGTGATCACCCCCGCGGCGAAGCCGAGCACGACGAAAACAATCAGACCCCAAGGTCGCGTGCCGGCGAAATGGTCGAACAACCATCCCAGGCCCGAACCCACCAGCACCGCCGAGACGAAATCGGCAGAGTAGCGGAAGCCGCGTCCCATGCCCGACGTATCGGAACCCGTCCGGCCGGCTTGGCCGCGCGCCTCGGTTCGCTTCTGCTCGAGAGCTTCGAGCCTGGATCCGAGCGCACGGCGACGCGCGTCGAGGTCGGCCTCTTCGGACGACCGCCCGCCTGCCGATCCGTCGTTCCGCTCCTCCGCCGCCATTCCAGCCTCCACGGCCGGCCCGATCGGGTGTCGCAAAACCACGGAAGGACGCCGGTCTGCCACCCCCCGTAAGCCGCGGACACCTATAGTGACGGGGCGAAACTGTGTCAAGGATCGGCAATTTCAGCCTAAATCACTGATTCCTTGACCATTTTTCCGTTGTTGGCGGTTCGGACTATCACCCTTGCGCCATCAAGCGACAGTCGGCCGCACAACCGCGGCCGCCGCTTCGCCCCGGTCATTCCGCCGCGATCAATTGCTCGGCGCGGTCGAGATTGACGCTGACCAGGGTCGAGATGCCGCGTTCGGCCATGGTGACGCCGAACAGCCGGTTCATCCGCGCCATGGTGATCGGGTTGTGGGTGATGACCACGAAGCGCGTCTGGGTCGTGCGCGCCATTTCCTGCAGGAGGTCGCAGTAGCGCTCGACATTGGCATCGTCGAGCGGCGCGTCGACCTCGTCGAGCACGCAGATCGGCGCCGGATTGGTCAGGAACACCGCGAAGATCAGCGCGATCGCCGTCAGCGCCTGCTCGCCGCCGGACAACAGCGACAGGGTCTGCGGCTTCTTGCCCGGCGGGCGGGCGAGAATATCGAGGCCGGCTTCGAGCGGATCGTCGGATTCGATTAGCTGCAGCTCGGCCGTGCCGCCGCCGAACAGGGTGGTGAACAGCCGCTGGAAGTTCTCGTTGACCATGGCGAAGGAGGCGAGCAGGCGCTCGCGGCCTTCGCGGTTGAGCGAACCGATACCGGCCCGGAGCTTCTTGATCGCCTCGACCAGGTCGTCGCGCTCGCGCGTCATGCCGTCGAATTGGGTCTGGATCTCGTTCAGCTCGTCGTCGGCGCGCAGATTGACGCCGCCGAGCTTTTCGCGCTCGCGCTTCAGCCGGTCGAGCGCCTCTTCCAGATCGCGGGCCGGCGGCAGCTCGGCTTCCGGCGCGAGCTCGGCGATCTTGGCGAGCGCCGCCGGCGGCGAATCGAACTTCTCGACGATCTCCTGCTCGAGCTCGCGCATGCGCGTCTGGGCCGCCTCGTGCCGGCCTTCGGCGCGCACCAGCGCCTCGCGCGCGCCGGCCATGGAATCGAGCGCGGAGCGGGCGGCCCTGTCGGCCTCGGCCAGCGTGGTTTCGCCGGCCGTCAGCCGGTCGGCAGCGGTCTTCTGGGCGGCTTCGGCATCCTGGATGCGGCCGATCAGCGACCGGCGCTGCTCGACGAAGGTGTCGGGCGCGTCGGCGAGGGTCTGGGCCTCCTCCCGCGCCTCGCCCAGACGGCGCTCGAGATCGGCGATCTGGCGGCCGGAATTGGCCTGGCGGTCGAGCCAGGCCTTGCGGTCGGTCATGATGTCGCCGAGCCGGCGGGTGCGCATTTCCGCTTCGCGCGCGAGGCCCTGGGCATAGGCCCGCGCCTCGGCCAGCACGGCGCGATGCTGGGCGACCTCGGTGCGGGTCTCGCCGAGCGCCTTTTCCAGATGGTCGAGCCGGTCGAGATTGTCGAAGGCGCGCACGGCGTCGTCCTTGACGGTCGCCGCCTCCTCGATGCTGGCAGACAGGCGGGCCCGCGCCTCGGCGAGGGTCGCGCGCCGCGTCACCACGCCGGCCGCGGCGCGCTCGGCGCCGGCAAGCTGGTCGCGCACGCCGTCGGCGGCGCGCTGGGCGGCGCGCCAGCCGTCGCGGGCGGCCTGCTCGCGCTGGGCCGACATCTTCACCGCGCCGACCGCCTCCTCGACCGTGGCCTTCAGGGCCACGACGGTTTCGCGGGCGGCGACGAGGTCTCTTTCGATGTCGACGAGGCGGTTGCGCTCGGCAAGCCGCCGCGCGGCGGCGGTCGGCGCATTGGCCGCCACCACGAAGCCGTCCCAGCGCCAGAGGTCGCCGTCCCTGGACACCAGGCGCTGGCCGGGCAGCAGGGACTTGGCGAGGCGCGCGCCGTCGGCCTTGGCGACGACACCGATCTGGGCGAGGCGGCGGGCGAGCTCGAGCGGCGCATCGACATGGGCGGCGAGCGGCTCGACGCCGGCCGGCAGGGCGGCATCACCGGTCGCGTCCGCGCCGCCCCAGCGCTGCGGCGAATCGGCCGCCGTCGGCGCGTCGAGATCGTCGCCGAGTGCCGCGCCGAGCGCGGTTTCATAACCTTTGGCGACCCGGATCGCCTCCAGCACCGGCGGGAAGGCCGAGTCGTGGGCGACATTGAGCACCTTGGCGAGCGTGCGCGCCTCGGTGTCGAGATGCTGCACCTGGCGCTCGGCATCGGCGAGCGGCCGCCGCGCCTCGGCCTCGAGGTCGCGGGCCTCGGCATGGGCCTGTTCGGCTTCGGCGGCCTCGGCCTCGGCCTGCGCGAGGCCGCCGTCATTGCCGGCGAGGTCGGGCGGGCGCTCGCGCCCGGGCCCTATCTCGCCAATGTCGTTCTGCTGCCGCTGCTCGGCCGCAGCGCCGAGCCATGGCTGGTCGATCTGGTCGCCGGGGCCACCGCCGGCGCGCGCTTCGTCACGGTGCTCGAGCGTGACCTGCGGCATGGACCGGACGCGCGCCTCCTCGCGGAGCACGGCAGCGGGACGAGGCCGCTCGTGATCCTTGATGCTCCGGCGCGCGATGGCGGAGCCATGGAAGTCCGGCTGATCGAGGCGCCGCGGTTCGAGGAACGCCAGCCCTTCGATCCGACCTGTCCCGTTGCCGAACTCGACGGTGCCGAGCGCTACAGGGCCGATGCAGCGGTCCGGATCGCGCCGGAGCTGACGGCCGACGTCCTGGCCGCGGCCCGGCTCTGGATCGCCGCGGAACTGCTCGGCCTCGCCGAGCGGGCAGGGGACATGTCGATCGCCCATGCCGGTACCCGCCGTCAGTTCGGCGGCCCGATCGGGGCGCATCAGGCGGTCAAGCACCGGATCGTCGACGATTATGTCCTGCGGCAGAATGCTGCGGCCATCCTCGCCGAGGCGGTGCAGGCCTTCGATGCCGGCCGCGGCGACCGGTTCCTGCTCGGCCATGCCGCGCGGGTCGCCGCCAGCGATGCCGCCATGGCCTCGACGGCGCATTGCATCCAGGTGCACGGTGCGTTCGGCTTTTCGGCCGAAAGTCCGATCCATCTGGCCTATAAACGGGCCCGCCGGCTCGTCGCGAGCTTCGGCGACACGGCCGCGAGCCGCATGTGGATCGCCGGTGCCATCATCGAGGAGGCTGCCGCATGACCAAGACGCCGGGTGGTCGGCAGGACGGTGTCCAGGCCATCCGTCGGGCGACGCAGATCCTGTCCGCCATTGCCCGTCGCAGTCCGTCCGGCATGGGGCTGGCCGAATTGTCGCGACGCACCGAGCTGTCGCACCCGACCGTCCGCCGCATTCTGCGCGGCTTGATGGAGGAGCGGCTGGTCGTCCAGGAGGAGGCCTCCAAACGCTACCATCTCGGGCCGCTGATCTTCGAGTTCGGCCTGTGCACGACCCACCAGAGTGCGCTGGTGCGACAGGCGCGCCCGGCGCTCGAACGCCTGTCCGCGGCGACCGAGGATACGGTCTACCTGATGGCGCGTTCGGGCACGGATGCGGTCTGCCTCGACCGCATCGAGGGCACCTATCCGATCCGCGTGGTCACGACCGGCATTGGCGACCGCCGTCCGCTCGGCATCGGCGCGGTCGGGCTCGCCATCCTGTCGCGGCTCGAGGAGACCGAAATCAATGCGGTGCTGCGCGAGAACGAGCGGGACTATGAGCACTATGGGCTCAAGCTCGCCGATCTCAGGACCGCGATCTGGGCATCACGCGAGCGTGGCTACGGTGTTTCGGACAGCCTTCTGACCGAAGGCGTCGGCGGCATCGGCCTTGCCATCGTCTCCGCCAGCGGCTCGCCGATTGCCGGCATCAGCATCGCCTCGGTGTCCGAACGCGTCTTCGGGCCCCGGCTCGAGCGGAACCTGGCGCTCCTGCGGCAGGAGGTCGACGCGATCTCGGAAGAGCTGAAGAACTATCTGCTGCTGCTCAAATAGCCAGGGCGGCGCACGGCCGGAGACGGTCCCTCGCACGTCCTCGCGACGCCGCGTGGAGCGTTGCCGCCATGGCGGCTCAGGCGGCAGCCTCGTCGTTCGGAATGCCATAGGCCGCGAGCGCCGAGTTGCGATAGCGCCGGTCGAAAGTCACTTCCTGGCCGAGCCATGCCGGTCGCTCGAACGTCTCGTCGACATGGTCGAGCTCGATCTCGGCGATGATCAGGCCTTTGAGGGACCCCTCGAACTCGTCGATTTCCCACAATTTTCCGGCGTAGGTCACCTCGTGCCGGACCTTGTCGATCGCCTGATGGCAGCAGAGCTGCAAAAGCCCCCGGGCATCGGCGGCCGGGATCTCATATTCGAATTCCTCGCGGGCGGGTTCATCGAGATCGGCCTTGATGGTCAGCGTCGCCCGCCCGTCGGCGAGCCTGACGCGGGCCGACGAGGTCGGCGAGACGAAGAGGTAGCCTTGCTGGATCCGGCGAGGCTTGGCACCACGCCGCCAGGTATCGCCGACGACGAGGAACTTGCGCTCGATTTCGATGGCCATGGGGGAAGCCGCCTTCGATCGACCGGGGAGCCCGGACGGGCCAATGTGACCGTTGACGGCGCGGCGGGCAAGCTACCCTGGGTAGATTTGAGCTGCGGCTTCGCGGCTGTTCGCCATTGCCCGGCGGCCCCGGTCAATGTTCAGATGACGTGCGTCCTACCGGAGCCTCCCATGACGATCGGTCTGTTCTTCGCAACGCTTGCCGCGGCGATGATCTATATTCTCACCCCCGGGCCTGCCTTTCTCGCACTTTTTGCGCTCTCGGCGAGCCGCGGGCGTGGCGCCGGAGCCCTGTTCGTCGCCGGCCACCTCGTCGGCGACATTCTCTGGGGCACGCTGGCGCTCGCGGCCATTGTCGGCGTCAACCAGCTCGGCCCGATGCTGTTCGAGGCGCTGGGCCTGTTCTGCGGGCTCTATCTCATCTGGCTCGGCATCCGGGCGGTGCTGAGCCGGGAGGCCGCCGGCATGGCTGTGGTCGGCGCGAGCCATCCCTTGACCGCCGGCCTCGTCTTCGGCCTGACCAACCCGAAGGCCTATCCGGTGTCGGTCGCCATGTTCACCGTCCTGGTCGGCCATTATTCCGGCCTCCTGACCTGGGACATGGCGCCGCTCGTCATGGCGGTGGCCTTTGTCGGCTTCATCCTGGCCGACCTCATCCTGGTGGCGATCGCCGGTCTCGACCTCGTCCGCCGGTTCTTCCTGCGCCACGGCCTGATCGTCACCAGGGTGGTGGGGGTCACCTTCGTGCTGTTCGGCACCAAGTCGATCGGCGATGCGGTCGCGAGCTATCGCGCGAGGGCGTAGCCGCGGCGCGCGATTCCGGCTAATCCGCGCGGCATGAAACCGTTCGATCGCCTTTCGCCCGATCCGGCGCGCGCCGCGCTCGCCGTGATCCTCGCCTTCACGGCGCTGCGCGTCGTGTTCGCGGCCCTTCTCGGCTTCGGCGTCGACGAAAGCTATACGCTCGGCCAGGCGCGCCATCTCAGCCTGTCCTATTTCGACCATCCCCCGCTTCATATCTGGCTCGCCCATGCGGCGATGAAGCTGTTCGGCACGAGCTGGGCCGTCCGCCTGCCCTTCGTCCTGCTGTTCGCGGCGACCTCTTGGCTGATGTTCCGCCTGACCGAACGGCTGTTCGGCGCACCGGCCGGCCTCTGGGCCACCTTCAGCCTCAATGTCTCGGTGTTCTTTCTTGCCTCGCCCGGCACCTGGGTGGTGCCGGACGGGCCGCTCCTGTTCTGCCTCGCCGCCGGCGTTCTGGCGCTGGCGCGGCTGTTCTTTCCCGCCGACGGCGAACATCCCTCGGTCTGGGGTGCCTGGACCCTTGCCGGCCTCGCCTTCGGCCTCGCCGGGCTTTCGAAATATTCCGCGATCTTCGTCGTCGCCGGCCTTGCCCTGTTCCTGGTCGCGACCGGGCACCGGCGCCAGCTGCTCCACCCTGCGCCCTATCTCGGCGCGCTGATCGCGGCGGTGGTCGTCAGCCCGGTCATCCTGTGGAACATGGGCCACGATTGGGCCTCGCTGAAGTTCCAGGCCGGCCGGGGCGGCGGCAAGGGCCTGACGCTGACGGCCTTCGCGCAGATGGTGGTCGGCCAGTTCGTCTGGCTCGCGCCCTGGGTCGCCGTGCCGCTCGCCTATGCCGGGGTGGCCGCCTTCGGCGCGGTCAGGGATCCGCGCCGCCTGTTCTTGATCGCCCTCGGCCTGCCCAGCATCGCCTATTTCACGCTGCAGTCGCTCTGGTCGGGCTGGGCCCTGCCGCACTGGCCGATGCCCGGCTGGTTTTTCGTCTTTCCCCTGCTTGGCCTGTGGCTCGCCGAAAATCCGGATGCGAAGCCCTCGCCGGCGGCCTGGGCGAAATGGTGCGCAGGCCTTGCTTTCGGGCTTGCCATCGGCCTTGGGGCCATCGGCGCGACCGGGCTCCTCACGCAGCTCGGCGTGCCCGCCAAGGCCGATCCGACGCTCGACGCGCTGAACTGGTCCGCCCTGCGGCCGGCGCTGACGACGCGCGGCGTGGGCGGGCCGGCCGGGCCGGTGGTCGCCGGCCTGACCTGGAACGAGGGCGGCAAGATCGATCTCGTCATAGGCGATGCCGCGCCCGTCATCGTGCTGGGCACGGATCCGCGCGGTTTCGCCTATCGGCAGGACCAGCGCGCCTATGCGGGCCGCGACGTGCTGATCGTCGCGCTCGCCGGCACCTACCGTCGGTTCGAGGCCGACCTTGCAAGCCAGTTCGACGTACTCGGCGAGCCCGAGCCCGTGTCGATCGGGCGCTCCGGCCGGTCGGAGCTCGATCTCGTCATCGTCAGGGCACGCGGCCTCAAGTCGGCGACGCCGCGCGCGCTCGCGTCACGGAGCTGACATTCGCCACGGGCCGATATCGAAACCGGATGGATTTGAGCTTCGAAGCCACGACCTCGCAGCGTTCGCTCTCCGGTTGCGCGAGGCAGGCCTGCGACGCCAGCCGTGACATGGCGGGCGCGATCCGGCATGACGGAGCAGTTCCCTTGTCAGCACCGATCCGGAAGCCCATGACCGCGCCCACCATCGTCTTCGACCTCGACGGCACGCTCGTCGACACCCACCCCGACCTCATCGGCACCCTGTCCTGGCTGCTCGAGGCCGAGGGGCTCGATCCCGTCGATCTCGAACAGGCGAAGAACCTCATTGGCCATGGCATGAAGCCGATGATCGAAAAGGCGCTCAAGCTGCAGGGCAGGGGCGGTACCCAGAGCGAGATCGACACGGTCTATGCCCGCTACGTCGAAGCCTATGAGCGGCGCATCGCCGACGACAGCCGGCCTTATCCCGGCATCGTCGCCGCGCTCGACCGTTTCGCCGCCGAGGGCATGCGTCTCGCGGTCTGCACCAACAAGCTGCATCGGCTGGCGGTGAAGCTGCTCGACGCCCTCGATCTCAGCCGCCGGTTCGACGTCATCACCGGCTTCGACACCTATCCGGTCCGCAAGCCGCATGCCGATCATCTGCTCTTCACCATCCGCGATGCCGGCGGCGACCCGCGACGGGCCGTGATGATCGGCGATTCCGAAACCGATATCCGCACGGCGCAGGCGGCCGGCGTGCCGGTCGTCGCCTATTCCGGCGGCTATACGGCGATCCCTCTGCCCGAGCTGAACCCGGATGTCATTCTGGACGACTACAAGGACCTTGCCGCGACGGTCGAGCATTTGCTGGCGCGTGACGTGGTTGGTCAACCGTCGTGAGCGCGCCGTTGCGAGAATTTCCCTTTGGTAAGGGTTGATTTTAAGCCGTCGTTTACCATGGCTTCCTAGGCTTTCCCGCCGTTGGCCCGGCACAGCGATGCCGCGGCCGCGAGGGGGATGACCATGGCTATCAGCCGATTGTTCGCCCGGCGCCGTGCCGCCGCCGGCACGTCCGCGCCTGTTCAGGCCGACGAGGCCACGACGGGGGCGGAGGGTGTCGCGATCGACCGCGACGGCGAGATCGCGCGGCTGAAGGCCGAGATCGGCCGCGTCCGCGATACGATCGACCTGGTCGAAGCCGACCTGATGGCGATGATCCGCGACGTCGCGGTCTCCGCCGATCGGGTGCACGACGGCACCGCCGCGGCGGCCGAGGCGCTGACGTCCATTCGCGAGCGGTCCGGCGCGCTCAACGACCTTGCCGCCAACGCATCGGAAAACTCGCGCGAACTGGCGGCGGCCACCGCCAAATTCACCGAGAGCGCGACGGAGATCGGCGGCCAGGTGCGGCAGGCGACCTTGCTGACAGATCAGGCGATCGAGGCCGCCGGTTCGGCGTCGAGCAGCGTCGACAGCCTGCGCGCATCGTCGGCCGAGATCGACCAGGTGGTGGGGCTGATCGCACGCATCGCCCGGCAGACCAATCTTCTCGCGCTCAACGCGACCATCGAGGCCGCGCGCGCCGGCGAACTCGGCAAGGGCTTCGCGGTCGTCGCCACCGAAGTGAAGATGCTGTCGCAGGAAACCCAGAAGGCCACCGACGAAATCGCCCGGCGCATCGCCCAGCTGCAGGCCGACAGCCAGTCGTCGATCACCGCCGTTCAGAAGATCGCCGGCGCTGTCGAGGCGATCCGCCCGGTCTTCGCGTCAGTCGCCGACGCGGTCGAGGAGCAGGTCGCAACCATTGGCGATCTCTCCCGCTCGGCCGGCGAGACGGCCCGTTTTGTCGAGACGGTTTCGGCTGGGGCCGCCGCCATCGATACCGCGGCGAGCGCGGCGGGCGAGACATCGACGGCCGCCGATGCGGCCGGCCGGCAGGCACGTGCGCTCGCCGAGAAGCTCCGCTCCCGTTTCACCATCGTCCTCCGCCAGTCCGAGATCGGCGATCGACGCCGCTTCGACCGGCTGCCGGCCGATATCGTGGTGAGGCTGCATGGCCATGGTCTCACGCTCGAAGCGCATACGATCGACATTTCAGAGGATGGTGTGCTGGTCGCGACGCCCCAGGCCGCCAATGTCAAGGTCGATGGCCACTATCGCTGCAGCCTCGCCGAGGTCGGAGAGGTCGAGCTGCGGGTGGTCGCGAGATCGCCGCTCGGCATTC
This portion of the bacterium YEK0313 genome encodes:
- the mcp3_1 gene encoding Methyl-accepting chemotaxis protein 3, whose amino-acid sequence is MAISRLFARRRAAAGTSAPVQADEATTGAEGVAIDRDGEIARLKAEIGRVRDTIDLVEADLMAMIRDVAVSADRVHDGTAAAAEALTSIRERSGALNDLAANASENSRELAAATAKFTESATEIGGQVRQATLLTDQAIEAAGSASSSVDSLRASSAEIDQVVGLIARIARQTNLLALNATIEAARAGELGKGFAVVATEVKMLSQETQKATDEIARRIAQLQADSQSSITAVQKIAGAVEAIRPVFASVADAVEEQVATIGDLSRSAGETARFVETVSAGAAAIDTAASAAGETSTAADAAGRQARALAEKLRSRFTIVLRQSEIGDRRRFDRLPADIVVRLHGHGLTLEAHTIDISEDGVLVATPQAANVKVDGHYRCSLAEVGEVELRVVARSPLGIHCQFVSVSPSCRAALEAKLAALRAAEADRIGRAVEAAAEVGAAIEKAVEAGQLGRDDVFDNAYVEIDGTNPVQHTTRYLKAFETVLPAILERWLATDRRMAFCVAVDRNAYLPVHNRAYAQAQRPGDPVWNAAHARNRRIFDDRAGLSAARSVRPFLIQSYARDLGDGTVVMMKEIDAPIRIFGRHWGGLRMAYKL
- the gph_3 gene encoding Phosphoglycolate phosphatase, with protein sequence MTAPTIVFDLDGTLVDTHPDLIGTLSWLLEAEGLDPVDLEQAKNLIGHGMKPMIEKALKLQGRGGTQSEIDTVYARYVEAYERRIADDSRPYPGIVAALDRFAAEGMRLAVCTNKLHRLAVKLLDALDLSRRFDVITGFDTYPVRKPHADHLLFTIRDAGGDPRRAVMIGDSETDIRTAQAAGVPVVAYSGGYTAIPLPELNPDVILDDYKDLAATVEHLLARDVVGQPS